In Isoptericola jiangsuensis, the following proteins share a genomic window:
- a CDS encoding RNA polymerase sigma factor: protein MDDAEARRFLTRLWVDHHEDVVRFVARRATADLVDDVVSETYLVAWRRVDDVPTDARPWLFGVARNVLATQVRTHGRWRALGVRLEQQPTAEHQGTDDAAAERADLRRAWELLDPADREVIALVAWDGLSTVQAASVLGCRPSTFSVRLTRARKRLLAWSEVPSGTADVLRNLQKEAR from the coding sequence GTGGACGATGCCGAGGCGCGCCGGTTCCTGACGCGGCTGTGGGTCGACCACCACGAGGACGTGGTGCGTTTCGTGGCGCGGCGCGCCACGGCGGACCTCGTCGACGACGTCGTCTCGGAGACGTACCTGGTGGCCTGGCGGAGGGTGGACGACGTGCCGACGGACGCGCGACCGTGGTTGTTCGGGGTGGCGCGCAACGTGCTGGCCACCCAGGTCCGCACGCACGGGCGCTGGCGGGCGCTCGGGGTGCGCCTGGAGCAGCAGCCGACGGCGGAGCACCAGGGGACGGACGACGCCGCGGCGGAGCGCGCGGACCTGCGCCGCGCGTGGGAGCTGCTGGACCCGGCGGACCGGGAGGTCATCGCGCTGGTGGCGTGGGACGGCCTGTCGACCGTGCAGGCGGCGTCCGTGCTGGGCTGCCGTCCGTCGACGTTCTCGGTGCGGCTGACGCGGGCCCGCAAGCGGCTGCTCGCCTGGTCGGAGGTGCCGAGCGGGACGGCGGACGTGCTGCGCAACCTGCAGAAGGAGGCCCGATGA
- a CDS encoding amino acid ABC transporter ATP-binding protein — protein sequence MVQVTGVHKVFGHGDGAVHVLRGVDLEVPRGTVTVVLGPSGSGKSTLLRCLNELEQITAGEVRIDGELLGYRRDDKNVLHRLHPKKIAEQRSRVGMVFQRFHLFGHMTALENVMEAPVQVRGLSRAAARERALELLERVGLADRTDHYPAQLSGGQQQRVAIARALAMDPELMLFDEPTSALDPELVGEVLAVMQDLARSGMTMVVVTHEIGFAREVADHVVFMDDGVVVEQGTPAQVLDAPSEPRLKDFLAHVL from the coding sequence ATGGTGCAGGTGACCGGCGTCCACAAGGTGTTCGGCCACGGCGACGGCGCCGTCCACGTCCTGCGCGGCGTCGACCTGGAGGTGCCCCGCGGCACCGTCACCGTCGTCCTCGGCCCCTCCGGCTCCGGCAAGTCCACCCTGCTGCGCTGCCTCAACGAGCTCGAGCAGATCACCGCCGGCGAGGTCCGGATCGACGGCGAGCTCCTCGGCTACCGCCGCGACGACAAGAACGTCCTGCACCGCCTGCACCCGAAGAAGATCGCCGAGCAGCGCTCCCGCGTCGGCATGGTCTTCCAGCGGTTCCACCTGTTCGGCCACATGACCGCGCTGGAGAACGTCATGGAGGCCCCCGTGCAGGTCCGCGGGCTGTCCAGGGCGGCGGCCCGCGAACGCGCCCTCGAGCTCCTCGAGCGCGTCGGCCTCGCCGACCGCACCGACCACTACCCGGCGCAGCTCTCCGGCGGCCAGCAGCAGCGCGTCGCCATCGCCCGGGCGCTGGCCATGGACCCCGAGCTCATGCTGTTCGACGAGCCGACCTCCGCCCTCGACCCCGAGCTCGTCGGCGAGGTCCTCGCCGTCATGCAGGACCTCGCACGGTCCGGCATGACGATGGTCGTCGTCACCCACGAGATCGGGTTCGCCCGCGAGGTCGCCGACCACGTCGTCTTCATGGACGACGGCGTCGTCGTCGAGCAGGGCACCCCCGCCCAGGTGCTGGACGCACCGTCCGAGCCCCGCCTGAAGGACTTCCTCGCGCACGTCCTGTGA
- a CDS encoding amino acid ABC transporter permease → MAADTTGRTLPEPLHARPVPRPGRWVSGAVVAVLAAMVAHALVTNPNFRWDTVWLYLRDVNVVRGVGWTLVLTFGSMAIAVVLAILLAVMRRSDNPVMRWVSWTYIWFFRGTPIYTQLVFWGLISVLYPRLSLGVPFGPEFFVFDTRDVITAFWAALIGLALNEAAYLAEIVRAGLGSVDPGQSEAARALGMKESKILRRVVLPQAMRVIVPPTGNETISMLKTTSLVVAVPFTLELTYATSAIGTRTFQPIPLLIVAALWYLLITSVLMVGQHYLERYYGRGFDGGTHAGRGGRGGRGPHGRRGGRLGRQEAIRAAGTTHDDPFAEVTP, encoded by the coding sequence ATGGCCGCCGACACCACCGGACGCACGCTGCCCGAGCCCCTGCACGCCCGGCCCGTACCCCGGCCCGGCCGCTGGGTCTCCGGGGCGGTCGTCGCCGTGCTCGCCGCCATGGTCGCGCACGCGCTCGTCACCAACCCGAACTTCCGCTGGGACACCGTCTGGCTGTACCTGCGGGACGTCAACGTGGTCCGGGGTGTCGGCTGGACCCTCGTCCTCACCTTCGGGTCGATGGCGATCGCCGTCGTCCTCGCCATCCTGCTCGCCGTCATGCGGCGCAGCGACAACCCCGTCATGCGCTGGGTCTCGTGGACCTACATCTGGTTCTTCCGCGGCACCCCCATCTACACCCAGCTCGTCTTCTGGGGACTCATCTCCGTGCTCTACCCGCGGCTCAGCCTCGGCGTCCCCTTCGGTCCCGAGTTCTTCGTGTTCGACACCCGGGACGTCATCACGGCGTTCTGGGCCGCCCTCATCGGGCTCGCCCTCAACGAGGCCGCCTACCTCGCCGAGATCGTCCGCGCCGGCCTCGGGTCCGTCGACCCCGGCCAGTCCGAGGCCGCCCGCGCCCTCGGCATGAAGGAGAGCAAGATCCTGCGCCGCGTCGTCCTGCCGCAGGCGATGCGCGTCATCGTGCCCCCCACCGGCAACGAGACGATCTCCATGCTCAAGACGACGTCCCTCGTCGTCGCCGTGCCGTTCACGCTCGAGCTCACCTACGCCACGAGCGCCATCGGCACCCGCACGTTCCAGCCCATCCCGCTGCTCATCGTCGCGGCCCTGTGGTACCTGCTCATCACGTCCGTCCTCATGGTCGGCCAGCACTACCTCGAGCGGTACTACGGCCGCGGGTTCGACGGCGGCACCCACGCCGGACGCGGCGGACGCGGCGGACGCGGACCGCACGGTCGGCGCGGCGGCCGCCTCGGCCGCCAGGAGGCCATCCGCGCCGCCGGCACCACCCACGACGACCCCTTCGCGGAGGTGACCCCGTGA
- a CDS encoding ABC transporter substrate-binding protein: MRTRYALPLSALAVVTLLTGCTTASEDLGSTSTASGAAEAEAFDPASVAEDPELAAMMPDAVAEDGVLTVGAELTYAPAEFLDADGKTPVGFDVDIAAAVAATLGLTSQVESSTFDAIIPAVGTKYEVGISGFTIDAERLKVAHMISYFDAGSQFAVQTGNPEGVDTADLCGTTMGVQTGTVQQGELDELSAQCEADGTEAIEVLPYDSQAEVTTNLVGGKVQGMYADSPVTAYAVEQAGGSIETLGDITDAAPYGVVVAQDDDELAAAIQAALQQLMDDGTLAQILDTWGNAEGALTTAELDPGL, translated from the coding sequence ATGCGCACCCGCTACGCCCTGCCGCTGTCCGCGCTCGCCGTCGTCACGCTGCTGACCGGCTGCACCACCGCCTCGGAGGACCTCGGCTCGACGTCCACCGCGTCCGGTGCCGCCGAGGCCGAGGCGTTCGACCCGGCCTCCGTCGCCGAGGACCCGGAGCTCGCCGCGATGATGCCCGACGCCGTCGCCGAGGACGGCGTCCTCACCGTCGGCGCCGAGCTGACCTACGCGCCCGCCGAGTTCCTCGACGCCGACGGCAAGACCCCCGTCGGGTTCGACGTCGACATCGCCGCCGCCGTCGCCGCGACCCTCGGCCTCACCTCGCAGGTCGAGTCCTCCACGTTCGACGCGATCATCCCCGCCGTCGGCACCAAGTACGAGGTCGGCATCTCCGGCTTCACCATCGACGCCGAGCGCCTGAAGGTCGCGCACATGATCAGCTACTTCGACGCCGGCTCGCAGTTCGCCGTCCAGACGGGCAACCCCGAGGGCGTCGACACCGCCGACCTGTGCGGCACCACCATGGGCGTCCAGACCGGCACCGTGCAGCAGGGCGAGCTCGACGAGCTGTCCGCGCAGTGCGAGGCCGACGGCACCGAGGCCATCGAGGTCCTCCCGTACGACTCGCAGGCCGAGGTCACCACCAACCTCGTCGGCGGCAAGGTCCAGGGCATGTACGCCGACTCCCCGGTCACGGCCTACGCCGTCGAGCAGGCCGGCGGGTCCATCGAGACCCTCGGCGACATCACCGACGCCGCGCCGTACGGCGTCGTCGTCGCGCAGGACGACGACGAGCTCGCCGCCGCGATCCAGGCCGCCCTCCAGCAGCTCATGGACGACGGCACCCTCGCCCAGATCCTCGACACGTGGGGCAACGCCGAGGGCGCCCTGACCACCGCCGAGCTCGACCCGGGTCTCTGA
- a CDS encoding TM0106 family RecB-like putative nuclease — protein MFLLGAHDDAGGPVGGPGARPRLVFSASDLVVAAECEHALLRRLDEVLGRVPPVPRAPDEMLRRAVDLGAAHERTVLDGLVERFGDGVVEPEPPAGTAVHDLVAAHERTLAAMAAGADVVSQGTLFDGGFLGRADFLVRDGVAGDGRPRYAVWDTKLARREKVRAVLQVAAYAELLQEAGVDPTEHVHLVLGTGERTNHLLAEVLPVLRARRARLLDLVDRHVEAGEPVAWDAPGHRACQRLGACPDCAAAAEAHADVLLVAGVYGPQRARLAEAGITTMKELADATEAPAGIGPDRFAGLRRQAGLQLGTDPGDGAVVVDGDDGPTELRWALTDPRAVERLPAPSEGDVFFDFEGDPLWVPPGDVGPAVSGIDYLFGWVTRDLDAEGRPTFHSLWADTMTEEAAALVTFVDQMAERRRRWPDMHIYHYAAYERTHLLSIAARHGVHEEEVDELLRSGVLVDLYATVRTGLRISHRSRSIKKLEPLYMGDEAARAGVTDAATSVVEYAEYVDLLAAGDDEAAARHRTQILDYNRYDCLSTLRLLDWLRAAHDTVVGPVEVAVAAPLEVTVVPPPDERAALEARVREVVEHEHPHTPADRAAVRALSLLGAAVGYHRRENKAYWQAHYARLELPPEEWPGRRSSAALEPGRVLRDWEVEPGKRTPSRVLEVRAPAVEGSELRPGVRTYLLYEAPGPPVIGEIGPRAVRGAHNKVTVTDVRRETHGGRDVDVLTLREAVGAKDEPHHQLPSGITVDGFVPADPQQRATAEAAETALTAWRTATAAGVPPAERLPAGPMTDLLQRRDPRVRGGLPVPTTGPDGEPDLVAAVQDAVRRLDRSYLAVQGPPGTGKTYLASDVVAALVADGWRVGVVAQSHAVVENLLHGLIAAGTPADRIAKKGGSSPDDVPWQVVTADALAAFADTAQDEAHGCVVGGTAWDFAHDRWPAAGLDLLVIDEAGQFSVANTVAVARAAQRLLLLGDPQQLPQVSQGTHPDPAVAGSALGWLADGHETLPTALGYFLPASRRMHPALCAAVSDLAYSGRLHAHPTAAGRHLDGIAPGVHEILVEHTGRAVSSTEEAAEVVAQVRAVLGRPWTPGPGAHPRPLGPRDVIVVAAYNAQVWAVRRALAAAGLADVPVGTVDRFQGQEAPVAILTMAASSPQDVPRGMAFLLDRHRLNVAVSRGKWCAVVVRSPHLTDYLPTSVADLHQLGAFHALLTRPPVITP, from the coding sequence ATGTTCCTCCTCGGTGCGCACGACGACGCCGGCGGGCCGGTCGGCGGGCCGGGGGCCCGTCCGCGCCTGGTCTTCTCCGCGAGCGACCTCGTGGTCGCCGCCGAGTGCGAGCACGCCCTGCTGCGCCGCCTCGACGAGGTGCTCGGCCGCGTCCCGCCGGTGCCCCGCGCCCCGGACGAGATGCTGCGCCGCGCGGTCGACCTGGGGGCGGCCCACGAGCGGACGGTGCTGGACGGCCTCGTCGAGCGGTTCGGCGACGGTGTCGTGGAGCCGGAGCCCCCGGCCGGGACGGCCGTCCACGACCTGGTGGCCGCGCACGAGCGGACGCTCGCCGCGATGGCGGCCGGCGCCGACGTCGTCTCCCAGGGGACGCTGTTCGACGGGGGGTTCCTCGGCCGCGCCGACTTCCTCGTACGCGACGGCGTCGCAGGGGACGGGCGCCCCCGGTACGCGGTGTGGGACACCAAGCTGGCACGCCGCGAGAAGGTGCGGGCCGTGCTCCAGGTCGCGGCGTACGCGGAGCTGCTGCAGGAGGCTGGGGTGGACCCGACCGAGCACGTGCACCTCGTGCTCGGCACGGGGGAGCGGACGAACCACCTCCTCGCGGAGGTCCTGCCCGTGCTGCGCGCGCGGCGCGCGCGGCTGCTCGACCTCGTGGACCGGCACGTCGAGGCGGGCGAGCCCGTGGCGTGGGACGCGCCCGGCCACCGCGCCTGCCAGCGCCTCGGCGCCTGCCCGGACTGCGCGGCCGCGGCCGAGGCCCACGCGGACGTCCTGCTGGTCGCGGGCGTGTACGGCCCGCAGCGCGCCCGCCTGGCCGAGGCGGGGATCACCACGATGAAGGAGCTCGCCGACGCCACCGAGGCACCGGCCGGGATCGGTCCCGACCGGTTCGCGGGGCTGCGGCGCCAGGCCGGGCTCCAGCTCGGCACCGACCCGGGCGACGGCGCGGTCGTCGTCGACGGGGACGACGGACCCACCGAGCTGCGCTGGGCGCTCACCGACCCGCGCGCCGTCGAACGCCTCCCCGCGCCCAGCGAGGGCGACGTCTTCTTCGACTTCGAGGGCGACCCCCTGTGGGTGCCGCCGGGCGACGTCGGCCCCGCCGTCTCCGGCATCGACTACCTGTTCGGCTGGGTCACGCGCGACCTCGACGCCGAGGGCCGCCCCACCTTCCACAGCCTGTGGGCGGACACGATGACCGAGGAGGCCGCCGCGCTGGTCACGTTCGTCGACCAGATGGCCGAGCGGCGGCGCCGCTGGCCCGACATGCACATCTACCACTACGCCGCGTACGAGCGCACCCACCTGCTCTCCATCGCGGCCCGGCACGGCGTCCACGAGGAGGAGGTCGACGAGCTCCTGCGCTCCGGCGTCCTCGTCGACCTCTACGCGACCGTCCGGACGGGCCTGCGGATCTCGCACCGCTCCCGCTCCATCAAGAAGCTCGAACCGCTCTACATGGGCGACGAGGCGGCGCGCGCCGGCGTCACCGACGCCGCGACGTCCGTCGTCGAGTACGCCGAGTACGTCGACCTCCTGGCCGCCGGGGACGACGAGGCCGCCGCCCGCCACCGGACCCAGATCCTCGACTACAACCGGTACGACTGCCTGTCCACCCTGCGCCTGCTCGACTGGCTGCGCGCCGCCCACGACACCGTCGTCGGCCCCGTCGAGGTCGCCGTCGCCGCACCGCTCGAGGTCACCGTGGTGCCGCCGCCCGACGAACGAGCCGCGCTCGAGGCGCGCGTGCGCGAGGTCGTCGAGCACGAGCACCCGCACACCCCCGCCGACCGTGCCGCCGTCCGCGCCCTGAGCCTCCTGGGCGCCGCCGTCGGCTACCACCGCCGCGAGAACAAGGCCTACTGGCAGGCGCACTACGCGCGCCTCGAGCTGCCCCCCGAGGAGTGGCCCGGCCGGCGGTCGTCCGCCGCCCTCGAACCCGGCCGCGTCCTGCGGGACTGGGAGGTCGAACCCGGCAAGCGCACCCCCTCCCGCGTCCTCGAGGTCCGGGCCCCCGCCGTCGAAGGGTCCGAGCTGCGCCCCGGCGTCCGGACCTACCTGCTCTACGAGGCCCCCGGCCCGCCCGTCATCGGGGAGATCGGCCCACGCGCCGTCCGCGGCGCCCACAACAAGGTCACCGTCACCGACGTCCGCCGCGAGACCCACGGCGGCCGCGACGTCGACGTCCTCACCCTGCGCGAGGCCGTCGGCGCGAAGGACGAACCCCACCACCAGCTCCCCTCCGGCATCACCGTCGACGGGTTCGTCCCCGCCGACCCGCAGCAGCGCGCCACCGCCGAGGCCGCCGAGACCGCCCTCACCGCCTGGCGGACCGCCACCGCCGCCGGGGTCCCACCCGCCGAACGGCTCCCCGCCGGTCCCATGACCGACCTCCTCCAGCGCCGCGACCCCCGCGTCCGCGGCGGACTCCCCGTCCCCACCACCGGCCCCGACGGCGAACCCGACCTCGTCGCCGCCGTCCAGGACGCCGTCCGCCGCCTCGACCGGTCCTACCTCGCCGTCCAGGGCCCACCCGGCACCGGCAAGACCTACCTCGCGTCCGACGTCGTCGCCGCCCTCGTCGCCGACGGCTGGCGCGTCGGCGTCGTCGCGCAGTCCCACGCCGTCGTCGAGAACCTCCTCCACGGCCTGATCGCCGCCGGGACACCCGCCGACCGGATCGCCAAGAAGGGCGGCAGCAGCCCCGACGACGTCCCCTGGCAGGTCGTCACCGCCGACGCCCTCGCCGCGTTCGCCGACACCGCCCAGGACGAAGCCCACGGCTGCGTCGTCGGCGGCACCGCCTGGGACTTCGCCCACGACCGCTGGCCCGCCGCCGGCCTCGACCTCCTCGTCATCGACGAGGCCGGACAGTTCTCCGTCGCCAACACCGTCGCCGTCGCACGCGCCGCGCAGCGCCTCCTCCTGCTCGGCGACCCCCAACAGCTCCCCCAGGTCTCCCAGGGCACCCACCCCGACCCGGCCGTCGCCGGCTCCGCCCTCGGCTGGCTCGCCGACGGCCACGAGACCCTCCCGACCGCCCTCGGCTACTTCCTGCCCGCCTCCCGACGCATGCACCCCGCCCTCTGCGCCGCCGTGTCCGACCTCGCCTACTCCGGACGCCTCCACGCCCACCCCACCGCCGCCGGACGCCACCTCGACGGCATCGCCCCCGGCGTCCACGAGATCCTCGTCGAGCACACCGGCCGCGCCGTCTCCTCCACCGAGGAGGCCGCCGAGGTCGTCGCCCAGGTCCGAGCCGTCCTCGGCCGCCCCTGGACCCCCGGACCCGGCGCCCACCCCCGACCCCTCGGACCACGCGACGTCATCGTCGTCGCCGCCTACAACGCGCAGGTCTGGGCTGTGCGCCGCGCCCTCGCCGCCGCCGGGCTCGCCGACGTCCCCGTCGGCACCGTCGACCGCTTCCAAGGGCAGGAAGCACCCGTCGCGATCCTCACCATGGCCGCGTCCTCCCCGCAGGACGTCCCGCGCGGCATGGCGTTCCTCCTCGACCGTCACCGCCTCAACGTCGCGGTCTCCCGCGGCAAGTGGTGCGCCGTCGTCGTCCGCTCACCGCACCTCACCGACTACCTGCCGACCTCCGTCGCGGACCTCCACCAGCTCGGCGCGTTCCACGCCCTGCTCACCCGCCCGCCCGTCATCACCCCGTAG
- a CDS encoding methionine/alanine import family NSS transporter small subunit produces the protein MNTSALLMMIVALVIVWGGLVVAILALRARPERDDYPAGGEDDHREDTEILRHDT, from the coding sequence ATGAACACCTCGGCACTGTTGATGATGATCGTCGCCCTCGTCATCGTGTGGGGAGGGCTCGTCGTGGCGATCCTCGCCCTGCGCGCCCGGCCCGAGCGGGACGACTACCCCGCCGGCGGCGAGGACGACCACCGCGAGGACACGGAGATCCTGCGCCACGACACGTGA
- a CDS encoding excalibur calcium-binding domain-containing protein produces MTARFNPPPGWQVPPGFRPDAGWSPDPSWPPAPPGWEYWVEDEPAAARTTVLTGAAAPPHPADPSATSILSPVQAPPSGPTRSAVSARSSATPLPTPPPPPAPPAPPRDAHPTERSTAPLPPDRPQSRAASRADGAPPRRRRTPTGVVAGVAAACLALGIIIGAVFSMGQTSDARQAVADAEREVAAAADQQEKIDADRAALDERATTLDEREDDLKERETAVAEQEASLTSRQQELDDQAAQQQEQQEQQEQAQNGQWFYWSCDDARRAGAAPIQNGQPGYRGGLDPNNNGLACEDGE; encoded by the coding sequence ATGACCGCGCGCTTCAACCCCCCGCCAGGCTGGCAGGTCCCCCCCGGATTCCGGCCCGACGCCGGGTGGTCGCCCGACCCCTCGTGGCCGCCGGCACCCCCCGGCTGGGAGTACTGGGTCGAGGACGAGCCCGCCGCCGCCCGCACCACGGTCCTCACCGGGGCGGCCGCACCGCCGCACCCCGCGGACCCGTCCGCCACGTCGATCCTGTCGCCCGTCCAGGCACCCCCGAGCGGACCCACCCGGTCCGCGGTGTCCGCGCGGTCGTCGGCCACCCCCCTGCCGACGCCCCCGCCGCCCCCCGCTCCCCCGGCGCCCCCGCGCGACGCCCACCCCACGGAGCGGTCCACCGCGCCGCTCCCGCCGGACCGTCCGCAGTCCCGCGCCGCCTCCCGTGCCGACGGCGCGCCACCGCGCCGCCGGCGGACGCCCACCGGCGTCGTCGCCGGCGTCGCCGCCGCGTGCCTCGCCCTCGGCATCATCATCGGCGCCGTGTTCTCCATGGGGCAGACGTCGGACGCCCGGCAGGCCGTCGCCGACGCGGAGCGCGAGGTCGCCGCCGCCGCGGACCAGCAGGAGAAGATCGACGCCGACCGCGCCGCGCTCGACGAGCGCGCCACCACGCTCGACGAGCGGGAGGACGACCTCAAGGAGCGGGAGACCGCCGTCGCCGAGCAGGAGGCGTCGCTCACCTCCCGCCAGCAGGAGCTCGACGACCAGGCCGCCCAGCAGCAGGAGCAGCAGGAGCAGCAGGAGCAGGCGCAGAACGGCCAGTGGTTCTACTGGAGCTGTGACGACGCCCGCCGCGCCGGCGCCGCCCCCATCCAGAACGGTCAGCCCGGCTACCGCGGCGGGCTCGACCCCAACAACAACGGCCTCGCCTGCGAGGACGGCGAGTAG
- the cspE gene encoding transcription antiterminator/RNA stability regulator CspE, with the protein MATGTVKWFNSEKGYGFIAPEDGTADVFVHFSAIQSQGYRTLEEEQKVEFDVTQGPKGPQAENVRPL; encoded by the coding sequence ATGGCCACCGGAACCGTGAAGTGGTTCAACAGCGAGAAGGGCTACGGCTTCATCGCCCCCGAGGACGGCACCGCTGACGTGTTCGTCCACTTCTCCGCCATCCAGTCCCAGGGCTACCGCACCCTGGAGGAGGAGCAGAAGGTCGAGTTCGACGTCACCCAGGGCCCGAAGGGCCCGCAGGCGGAGAACGTTCGCCCTCTCTGA